DNA sequence from the Janibacter sp. CX7 genome:
CGGTCGCCTGGCAGGTCGATGGTGAGGAGGCCCTCGTGGCCGCACTCGAGCGCGGTGACATCGATGTCCTCATCGGCGGCCTCACGGACCAGAGCGCGTGGAGCTCGAAGGTCGGACTCACCCGGCCCTACGTCGAGGTCCCTGGTCCGGACGGACCACGCGCCCACGTGATGGCGGTCCCGGCCGGCGAGAACGCCGCGCAGTCCTCGCTCGAGCGGTGGCTCGACACCCACGGGAGGGCGCCGTGAGCACGCCGGGAGCGCTCTCCTTCGGGCGCACCCGTCTACCGGACGAGCAGGGCACGGCCCTGCGGCGGGCCATCCGGCTCGAGTGGGTGACCCTGGGGTATATGGCGACCTGCATCGTCGTGGTCTCCTTCGCGATGGGCAGCTCGCAGGCGATGAAGGCGGCGTGGGTGGAGGACATGCTCGCCCTCATCCCGCCGATCGCCTTCCTGTTCGCGCAGCGGCGCGCCCGACGCCCGGTGGACGCCGAGCACCCCTACGGTCACCATCGCGCCGTCGGTGGCGGACACCTGGCGGCCGCGGTCGCCCTCCTGGGCATGGGCGTCTACCTCATCGTCGACTCGGCGATGGGTCTGCTGCGCGGCGAGCACCCTCCGGTCGGGACCGTCGACCTCTTCGGTCATGTGGTGTGGGCGGGCTGGGTGATGATCGCCGCGATGGTCTACACCGCCATCGGCCCCGTCATCCTGGGACGGATCAAGCTGCCGCTCGCGGACACCCTGCACGACCGGGTCCTGTACAACGACGCCGACATGCAGAAGGCGGACTGGCGCACTGCGACCGGGACGATCGTCGGTGTCCTCGGCATCGGGGTCGGGCTGTGGTGGGCGGACGCGGTCGTCGCGATCGCGATCTCCGTGTCGATCATCCGCGACGGGTGGACCAACGTGCGACACGCCTCGGGCGCGCTCATGGACGCCCAGGCCCGCACGGTGGACGGGACGCGGCGCCACCCCCTGACCGAGCAGGTCGACGAGGCACTCGAGGAGATCGCGTGGGTGCACAGCAGCCACAGCCGCGTGCGCGACATGGGGCACGTCTTCCATGTGGAGAGCTTCGTCGTGCCGCACGCGGGCCACACCGCCGACATCGACGATCTCGAGCACGCCGCCCAGGTGGCGCGTGACCTCGACTGGAAGGTCGACGACGTCGTCATCGTCCCCGTTCGGCAGATCCCCGAGGCCTTCACCCGCTGACGGGCGCGACCGCCATCGTCCACGCCGCAGTCCTGCCGGCCGCGACGACGGCCGTCATGGTGGCCCCGAGGTCTCAGACGTGCCCGGAGCGAGGCTGCGCGCCCGAGGTGGTCCCAGGGGTCTGCCGTTCGGGCACGGCCGGGACATCGTGCGCCTGCGTGCGGCGCCATCGACCGTCGTGGCACTCGACCAGGCCGAGCTCGGCGAAGGCGTTCAGCCACGTCGTCATCGGCCAGACGCCCCATCTGTCGTGGAAGATCGCTGCGTTGCGCACGATGGCGTCGACGTGCCGCACCGGTGGTGATTCGATCTCATGGTGCTGGTGGTACGCCCGGGCATCGCCGAGCCACCCGTGCCGGAAGCCGCGCTCGTGCACGACCCGGGCGAAGTCGGTGTCCTCCCCGCCGTAGCCGACGTACTCCTCGCAGAATCCGCCGATGCGTTGCCACGTGTGGCGGTGGAGCGCGAAGCACAACGACCAGAAGAGGTCGGGGTCAGGGTTGTCCAGACGCTCTCCCGCGTCGGGAGCCGGCCGCCCGGGGTGGGGCGCGTCGAGGGTCTGCAGGTCGGTGAGGGCGTAGCCGCGGTCCGGTGGCGGCGGCAGATAGGTCACCACCCCCGACCACACGACGTCCGGCGCGTCGTCGACGGCGGCGGCACTGGCTTCGACGAGTCGTGGTCCGGGCAGGCAGTCCACGTCGAGGAAGACCAGGACGTCGGCACCCAGGGAGATGGCGTGCCGTGCCCCGAGGTTGCGGGCGGCGGCCAGGGGCAGGCCCGGCAGGTCGGTGTCCAGGTGGAGCACACACGCCCCCGCCACGGTGAGCGTCGGGTCGTTCATGGCCACGACGACCCACAGATCGGGGCGCCGGGTGCCGTCCGTCACGGTCACGGCCTGGTTCGCGAGGTGGTCATGGCGCCCGTGCACGATGGTGATGAGAGCGACGGTGCTCATGCCGCCGCCACCTCCCGCACAACCTGTACGAAACGTGACGCGGCACGGTCGTCGCACCATGCAGACCATGCGCTGCCGTCGAGTCCAGCGGTGCGTTCGAGCAGGTCCGTCCACCCGCGTCGGGGGAGGGTGTCGAGGACGGTGGCCGGCCAGCGGGGGGCCCGCAGCGCTCGGGCGGTCACGTGTTGCTCCCAGAAGGGGCGGATCTGGGGGATGACGACGGCCGGCCGGCGGGCCGCGGCTGTCTCGGCGACGGCGTTCTGCCCCGCATGGGTGATGACGACCTCGGCGGTGGAGAGGACGGCGAAGGGGTCCGCGCTCCAGGTCTGCCCGCCCAGCATCGTCCAGGTCCAGCCCGCACTGCCTGCCCGGGCGGCCTCGAGGAGGCGCTCCGGGTCAGCCCCTCCGCCGCGTCCCCACAGCACGGCCACGCTCCTGTCCCGGACCGCACCGGCGGCGGTGGCGGGGAAACGGGACAGTCCGCCCAGGTACCGGATGCGCGAGCGGAGGCGAAGGGGGAGACCGGTGCGGATGTCGGCGGTCTCCGGCCACAGGGCCACCAGGGCGTCGGAGATCCCGTACCCGAGCAGGTGGGGGTCGTCGGAGCGCTCGCCCGGTTGCACGACGGTGACGACAGGGACCCCGTGCAGGCGCGCCAGCACCGCGACCTCTACCGAGACGTCGCAGACGAGCACGCGCGGCTTGGCGGCGACGAGCCACGCCGACAGCGCACCCATGCGCTGCCCCAGGCCGGGGTGCCTGCGCGGGACCCAGTGCAGGTGCCCACCGGCCGTGACGTCGGCACCCGGGTCGACGGGCGCGTCGTCCTCCAAGCGGACCCACTCGCCCGGCCAGTCCGCGGGGCGGGGGAGCGAGGACAGCCCGGTGATCTGTGACCCCCACGACGCGGCGACCGCCCGGGCGCGGTGCAGGTGTCCAGAGCCGTGGTGGTGGATGTAGTAGCCGATCACGCGGCCGGGTCCTCGGTCGTGGCCCCGGTCGCGCGACGGTAGAGGTCCACGTAGCTGTCGACCATCGCTGAGTGGGAGAACCGCGCACGGGCGGCCGCTCGCACGACCACGCGGTCGCGGGTGGCGGCGGCGCGCATCGCCAGCGCCAGGGCCGGGACGTCCCCGCCCGGGGCCAGCGCGCCTGTCGTCTCGTCGACGATCTCGCCCAGGGCGCCCCGCGCGAATGCTGCCACCGGGGTGCCGCAGGCCAAGGCCTCGACGGCGACGAGCCCGAAGGGCTCCTCCCACGCGGGGGTGACGACGGCGACGGTGGCCCGACCCACGAGATCGGTGAGCTCGCGGTGCGTCAGGTGTCCGACGTACTCGATGCCGTCCCCGAGGAGCGGCTGGACTTCGGTCGTGAAATAGCGCCGGTCGAGGATCTCGCCGGCGATCCACAGCGGCATCCCGATCGAACGCGCCGCCCGGGCCGCCTGGTGCGGCGCCTTCTCCGGGACGATCCGCCCCGACCACACGGCCGGTCCGCCACCGGGTCCGGGGGACCACTGATCGAGGTCGATGCCGTTGTGCACCGGGGTGCTGGCGATCATGGGTGACCACGCGCGGGCCGTCGCGTGGCTGACCGAGACGAAGTGGCAGTTGTCCCCGGCGTAGGCGATCGCCGACGTCAGCCATGGGACGGGTGGGGTGTGCAGGGTGGTGATGATCGGGAGGTCGACGGCGCTCGACATCGCGATCGGCAGGTGATGAAGGCTGTTGTTGTGGATGACGTCGAAGGAGCGACGCCCGCTGCGTACCAAGTCCATCATCAGCCCCAGGTAGGCGTGGTGCTCGTCCATCCACTGCTCCGGGGGAGCGGCCACGTCGCGGCGGGACTCCTCGTCGGACTCGTAGACGGCGCAGGGCAGGTGCACCACGTTCAGCGCGGGATCGGATCCGGCCGCGGCGAAGAGGGAGACGTCATGCCCCCGTCGCAGGAGCTCTCGGGCCAGGGCATGGGTGTGTGCCTCGAGGCCCCCGGCGAAGGGCTCCCTGATCGGGAAGCGGCTCGATCCGATGAGGCAGATGCGCAGCGGTGTCGTGGCCGTGGGCCTGCTCGCACCCCACGGGAGAGGTCCGCGTGCGCACGGTGGGTCGGCCGGGGTCCTGTCCCGGGCGATCGGGGCCGGTTCAGCCACGGGTCACCTGCGGCGACATCGTCTCCACGGCGGCCAAGAATCCTGCGGCCCACGCGTGGACGTCGTGCGCCAGGACCCGCTGACGCATCACGTGCATCCGTCGGCGCGCGTCGTCCGCTTCGTCGCGCATGGCTCGCAGGATGGTGCGCTTGAGATCGCTGAGGTCGTGCGGATTGCACAGGTAGGCGGCGTCGAGTTCGTCGGCGGCCCCGGCGAACTCACTCAGGACCAGGGCGCCGCCCCCGTCGGCACGCGCGGCGACGAACTCCTTGGCCACCAGGTTCATCCCGTCGCGCAGGGGGGTGACCACCAGGACGTCGGCGGCCAGGTACAGGGCGACGATCTCCTCGCGAGAGTGCCGCTGGTGCAGATAGTGGACGGCCGTGACGCCCAGGTCTGCATGGTCCCCGTTGATGTTGCCGATCATGCCCTCGATCTCGTCTCGCAGGCCCCGGTAGGCAGCGACCCGGTCGCGGCTGGGAGTGGCGACCTGCACGACGGCGTGCTCGCCGGCGACGAGCTCTCCTTCTGCCAAGAGCTCGGACACGGCCCGCAAGCGGTGACGGATGCCCTTGGTGTAGTCGAGTCGGTCCACGCCCAGCAGCAGCGTCTTCGGGTCGCCCAGACTCCGGCGGATCTCGCGCGACCGTTCGGTCACCCGACGGCTGCGGGCCAGCTCGTGGATCTGTTGGGCGTCGACGGAGACCGGCATGGCCGTGACGCTGACCCGTCGCGGTGCGGCAGCGGGGTCGGCCGTGGTGCTGTCCGGGCAGATGATCGATCCCGGTTCGGTCGACAGGCCGAGGACCTGTGCGCAGGTGCGGAGGAAGTTGTCCGCGTCAGACCGGCGCTGGAAACCGAGCACGTCTGCCCCCAGGAGTCCGCGCAGCACCTCCTCGCGCCAGGGCAGCTGCGAGAAGAGTTCCGCGGCGGGGAAGGGGATGTGGTTGAACCACCCGATCCGCACGTCCGGCCGGGCGCGGCGGATCAGATCGGGGACCAGCTGGAGCTGGTAGTCGTGGACCCACACGGTGGCGCCCGGCGCAGCGCATGCCGCAGCGGAGCTGGCGAAGCGCTCGTTGACCCGCAGATAGGCGTCCCACCACCGGTGGCGGAAGACGGGCTGCGCGATCACGTCGTGGTACAGCGGCCACAAGGTGGCAGTGCTGAATCCCTCGTGGAAGTCGCTGACCTCGTCGTGGCCCAAGGACAGCGGAACGAGGTGTGTGGAGCCCCCCAGGACGAAGGGCTCGGGCACCTCATCGGCGTCCCCGGTCCACCCCACCCACGCCCCCCGGCGTCCACCCGTGATGGCGCCCATGGCGGTCACCAAGCCACCGGGGCTGGTTCTCCAGAGACCGGAACCGTCCTCGTCGAGGTCACGCGTCACGGGCAGCCGGTTGGCCACCACGACCTCGTCGAAGGTGGGATGAGAGGGGAACTCGACTCGGGTCCCGCGGTGCTGATCGGGCTGGGTGAGACCCATGATTGATCCTTCCCGACACCGGACGCGTCGCTGCGCGGGCGGTTTCCCGACGATGATTACGTCGTAAACTTACGGCGTAAATTCCAATGTGGCAACAGGCCGCCTCCTCCCCGGAGTGAGGCCCCCTAGGCTGTTCTCCCAGGTGAACTCCCCGAGGCGTTGTCGACAGGAAGGGCCGCGATGAGCGATCCCGTGCCGCAGCGGGGACCCCGTCCCAGGCTGGACCGTGACCAGATCGTCCGTGCAGCAACGGAACTGATCAGCGAGCAGGGTGTGGACGGGCTGACGATGCGTCGTGTCGGCCAGGCACTCGGCGTCGAGGCGATGGCGCTCTATCGCTACGTCTCGGGCCGGGAGGAGTTGCTGGAGGCAGTCATCGACCATCTCCTGTCCTCGGTCGCGCGGGAGGTCACGGATCTCCAGCCGACCTCTTGGCAGGGGTACCTCCAGACCCTGGCCCACGAGATGCGCCGCATGGCCCAAGAGCACCCTGCGGCCTTCCCCCTGGCCGCCACGCGACACCCGGCCGCACCGTGGTTGCGACCGCCGCTGCGCAG
Encoded proteins:
- a CDS encoding TetR/AcrR family transcriptional regulator C-terminal domain-containing protein; amino-acid sequence: MSDPVPQRGPRPRLDRDQIVRAATELISEQGVDGLTMRRVGQALGVEAMALYRYVSGREELLEAVIDHLLSSVAREVTDLQPTSWQGYLQTLAHEMRRMAQEHPAAFPLAATRHPAAPWLRPPLRSIELVENFLLTLTDAGFDDAAAVDAYKLFTTFLVGSLLLEVAAHGSDIADADTAKAEERETSLREPLAKAPHVVRMRDRLSQDSSTQEFEVGLEALIDRIERTF
- a CDS encoding cation diffusion facilitator family transporter, which gives rise to MSTPGALSFGRTRLPDEQGTALRRAIRLEWVTLGYMATCIVVVSFAMGSSQAMKAAWVEDMLALIPPIAFLFAQRRARRPVDAEHPYGHHRAVGGGHLAAAVALLGMGVYLIVDSAMGLLRGEHPPVGTVDLFGHVVWAGWVMIAAMVYTAIGPVILGRIKLPLADTLHDRVLYNDADMQKADWRTATGTIVGVLGIGVGLWWADAVVAIAISVSIIRDGWTNVRHASGALMDAQARTVDGTRRHPLTEQVDEALEEIAWVHSSHSRVRDMGHVFHVESFVVPHAGHTADIDDLEHAAQVARDLDWKVDDVVIVPVRQIPEAFTR
- a CDS encoding glycosyltransferase, with the protein product MIGYYIHHHGSGHLHRARAVAASWGSQITGLSSLPRPADWPGEWVRLEDDAPVDPGADVTAGGHLHWVPRRHPGLGQRMGALSAWLVAAKPRVLVCDVSVEVAVLARLHGVPVVTVVQPGERSDDPHLLGYGISDALVALWPETADIRTGLPLRLRSRIRYLGGLSRFPATAAGAVRDRSVAVLWGRGGGADPERLLEAARAGSAGWTWTMLGGQTWSADPFAVLSTAEVVITHAGQNAVAETAAARRPAVVIPQIRPFWEQHVTARALRAPRWPATVLDTLPRRGWTDLLERTAGLDGSAWSAWCDDRAASRFVQVVREVAAA
- a CDS encoding glycosyltransferase family 2 protein, producing the protein MSTVALITIVHGRHDHLANQAVTVTDGTRRPDLWVVVAMNDPTLTVAGACVLHLDTDLPGLPLAAARNLGARHAISLGADVLVFLDVDCLPGPRLVEASAAAVDDAPDVVWSGVVTYLPPPPDRGYALTDLQTLDAPHPGRPAPDAGERLDNPDPDLFWSLCFALHRHTWQRIGGFCEEYVGYGGEDTDFARVVHERGFRHGWLGDARAYHQHHEIESPPVRHVDAIVRNAAIFHDRWGVWPMTTWLNAFAELGLVECHDGRWRRTQAHDVPAVPERQTPGTTSGAQPRSGHV
- a CDS encoding transporter substrate-binding domain-containing protein; this encodes MVVGLGNVVRLAACAVLLLLLAACGSIPQDPDGTLDRVRSSGEIRVGVSHHPPWTDVTTSPPSGSEVEIITGWAESLGATVAWQVDGEEALVAALERGDIDVLIGGLTDQSAWSSKVGLTRPYVEVPGPDGPRAHVMAVPAGENAAQSSLERWLDTHGRAP
- a CDS encoding glycosyltransferase — protein: MRICLIGSSRFPIREPFAGGLEAHTHALARELLRRGHDVSLFAAAGSDPALNVVHLPCAVYESDEESRRDVAAPPEQWMDEHHAYLGLMMDLVRSGRRSFDVIHNNSLHHLPIAMSSAVDLPIITTLHTPPVPWLTSAIAYAGDNCHFVSVSHATARAWSPMIASTPVHNGIDLDQWSPGPGGGPAVWSGRIVPEKAPHQAARAARSIGMPLWIAGEILDRRYFTTEVQPLLGDGIEYVGHLTHRELTDLVGRATVAVVTPAWEEPFGLVAVEALACGTPVAAFARGALGEIVDETTGALAPGGDVPALALAMRAAATRDRVVVRAAARARFSHSAMVDSYVDLYRRATGATTEDPAA
- a CDS encoding trehalose-6-phosphate synthase, giving the protein MGLTQPDQHRGTRVEFPSHPTFDEVVVANRLPVTRDLDEDGSGLWRTSPGGLVTAMGAITGGRRGAWVGWTGDADEVPEPFVLGGSTHLVPLSLGHDEVSDFHEGFSTATLWPLYHDVIAQPVFRHRWWDAYLRVNERFASSAAACAAPGATVWVHDYQLQLVPDLIRRARPDVRIGWFNHIPFPAAELFSQLPWREEVLRGLLGADVLGFQRRSDADNFLRTCAQVLGLSTEPGSIICPDSTTADPAAAPRRVSVTAMPVSVDAQQIHELARSRRVTERSREIRRSLGDPKTLLLGVDRLDYTKGIRHRLRAVSELLAEGELVAGEHAVVQVATPSRDRVAAYRGLRDEIEGMIGNINGDHADLGVTAVHYLHQRHSREEIVALYLAADVLVVTPLRDGMNLVAKEFVAARADGGGALVLSEFAGAADELDAAYLCNPHDLSDLKRTILRAMRDEADDARRRMHVMRQRVLAHDVHAWAAGFLAAVETMSPQVTRG